A genomic segment from Pseudomonas sp. M30-35 encodes:
- the acnA gene encoding aconitate hydratase AcnA — protein sequence MPSLNSLNSRQTLKVGDKTYQYFSLPEAAKSLGNIDKLPMSLKVLLENLLRWEDDKTVTGDDLKAIAAWLKKRSSDREIQYRPARVLMQDFTGVPAVVDLAAMRDAMSKAGGDPQKINPLSPVDLVIDHSVMVDKFGTNSAFTQNVDIEMQRNGERYEFLRWGQHAFDNFSVVPPGTGICHQVNLEYLGRTVWTKEEDGQTFAFPDTLVGTDSHTTMINGLGVLGWGVGGIEAEAAMLGQPVSMLIPEVIGFKLTGKLKEGITATDLVLTVTQMLRSKGVVGKFVEFYGDGLAELPLADRATIANMAPEYGATCGFFPVDEITLGYLRLSGRPDETVALVEAYSKAQGLWREQGQEPTFTDSLSLDMGGVEASLAGPKRPQDRVALTQVHKAFDDFVGLQLKPNGKEEGRLLSEGGGGTAVGSEHSIGEIDYEFDGQSHRLKNGAVVIAAITSCTNTSNPSVMMAAGLVAKKAVEKGLQRKPWVKSSLAPGSKVVTEYFNAAGLTQYLDKLGFDLVGYGCTTCIGNSGPLPEPIEKAIQSADLTVASVLSGNRNFEGRVHPLVKTNWLASPPLVVAYALAGNVRINIAEESLGDDKDGNPVYLKDIWPSQKEISDAILKVDTAMFRKEYAEVFSGDEQWQAIKVSEDDTYNWQSDSTYIQHPPFFESIADAPPHIGDISNARVLALLGDSVTTDHISPAGNIKSDSPAGRYLREKGVEPVDFNSYGSRRGNHEVMMRGTFANIRIRNEMLDGSEGGNTLHIPSGEQLSIYDAAMRYQQEGTPLVVIAGKEYGTGSSRDWAAKGTNLLGVKAVLAESFERIHRSNLVGMGVLPLQFKDGQDRKSLQLTGKETLKITGLDGVEIRPMMNLIVEISREDGSSERVEVLCRIDTLNEVEYFKAGGILHYVLRQLIAGK from the coding sequence ATGCCATCCCTAAATAGCCTGAACAGCCGCCAAACCCTAAAAGTTGGCGACAAAACCTACCAGTACTTCAGTTTGCCCGAAGCGGCCAAATCGCTGGGCAATATCGACAAACTCCCCATGTCCTTGAAAGTACTGCTAGAGAATTTATTGCGCTGGGAAGACGATAAAACCGTCACCGGCGACGACCTTAAAGCCATTGCCGCCTGGCTGAAGAAGCGCAGCTCTGACCGAGAAATCCAATACCGCCCTGCCCGCGTACTGATGCAAGACTTCACCGGCGTGCCTGCAGTCGTCGACCTTGCCGCGATGCGTGATGCCATGAGCAAAGCCGGTGGCGACCCGCAAAAAATCAACCCGCTCTCACCCGTTGACTTGGTCATTGACCACTCGGTGATGGTTGATAAATTCGGCACAAACAGTGCTTTCACTCAAAACGTCGACATTGAGATGCAACGCAACGGTGAGCGTTACGAGTTTCTGCGCTGGGGCCAGCATGCCTTCGACAATTTCAGTGTGGTGCCGCCGGGTACCGGTATTTGTCACCAGGTAAACCTTGAATACCTGGGACGCACAGTTTGGACCAAAGAAGAGGACGGACAAACCTTCGCCTTCCCAGACACCTTGGTCGGCACCGACTCACACACCACCATGATCAACGGTCTCGGTGTATTGGGCTGGGGCGTTGGCGGCATCGAGGCTGAAGCAGCCATGCTTGGCCAGCCGGTTTCAATGCTGATCCCCGAAGTAATCGGCTTCAAGCTTACCGGCAAGCTAAAAGAAGGCATCACCGCTACAGACTTGGTACTGACCGTCACCCAAATGCTGCGCAGCAAGGGCGTGGTCGGTAAATTCGTTGAGTTTTATGGTGATGGCCTCGCCGAGCTACCACTGGCTGATCGCGCGACTATCGCCAACATGGCGCCTGAGTATGGCGCAACCTGTGGTTTCTTCCCGGTGGATGAAATCACCCTGGGCTACTTACGTTTATCGGGCCGCCCGGACGAGACCGTTGCCCTGGTTGAAGCCTATTCAAAAGCCCAAGGCTTGTGGCGCGAACAGGGCCAGGAACCCACTTTCACTGACAGCCTGTCGCTCGACATGGGCGGCGTTGAAGCCAGTCTTGCTGGCCCTAAACGTCCCCAGGACCGCGTGGCATTAACGCAAGTACACAAGGCATTTGATGACTTTGTTGGCTTGCAACTCAAGCCCAACGGTAAAGAAGAAGGCCGCTTGCTCAGTGAAGGCGGAGGCGGTACAGCCGTTGGCAGCGAACACTCCATCGGTGAAATCGATTATGAATTTGACGGCCAGTCACACCGCCTGAAAAACGGCGCCGTGGTGATTGCCGCAATCACCTCTTGCACTAACACCTCCAACCCAAGCGTAATGATGGCCGCCGGTCTTGTCGCGAAAAAGGCCGTGGAAAAGGGCTTGCAGCGCAAACCCTGGGTTAAAAGCTCATTGGCTCCAGGCTCGAAAGTGGTTACCGAATACTTCAATGCCGCGGGCCTCACTCAATACCTGGACAAGCTCGGGTTCGACCTGGTTGGTTACGGCTGCACCACCTGCATCGGTAACTCTGGGCCATTGCCAGAGCCGATCGAGAAAGCGATTCAAAGTGCTGACTTAACAGTTGCCTCGGTACTCTCTGGCAACCGCAACTTCGAAGGCCGCGTGCATCCTCTGGTGAAAACCAACTGGCTGGCATCGCCACCTTTGGTCGTAGCCTACGCACTGGCTGGCAATGTGCGGATCAATATTGCCGAAGAATCGTTGGGCGATGATAAAGACGGCAACCCGGTGTATCTGAAAGATATCTGGCCGAGCCAAAAAGAAATTAGCGATGCGATTCTGAAGGTCGACACCGCCATGTTCCGCAAAGAATACGCCGAGGTATTCAGCGGCGATGAACAGTGGCAGGCGATTAAAGTATCCGAGGACGACACCTACAACTGGCAATCTGACTCGACCTATATCCAGCATCCGCCCTTCTTTGAAAGCATTGCCGACGCGCCGCCGCACATTGGTGACATCAGCAACGCCCGCGTGCTGGCACTGCTTGGCGACTCGGTCACCACCGACCACATTTCTCCAGCTGGCAATATCAAAAGTGACAGCCCGGCGGGTCGCTATCTGCGTGAGAAAGGGGTTGAACCTGTTGACTTCAACTCTTATGGCTCGCGGCGTGGCAACCATGAAGTGATGATGCGCGGCACCTTTGCCAACATCCGCATTCGCAATGAAATGCTCGATGGCAGCGAAGGCGGCAACACCCTGCACATTCCAAGTGGCGAGCAATTGTCTATCTACGATGCAGCCATGCGTTATCAGCAAGAAGGCACGCCGCTGGTGGTCATTGCCGGTAAAGAATACGGTACAGGCTCATCCCGTGACTGGGCAGCAAAAGGTACCAACCTGCTCGGGGTAAAAGCCGTGCTGGCTGAGAGTTTCGAACGTATTCACCGCTCCAACCTGGTTGGCATGGGTGTGCTACCGCTGCAGTTCAAGGACGGTCAAGACCGTAAAAGCCTTCAACTAACGGGCAAGGAAACCCTGAAAATCACCGGTTTGGATGGCGTTGAAATTCGTCCAATGATGAACCTTATTGTCGAAATCAGTCGCGAGGATGGCAGCAGCGAGCGCGTTGAAGTGCTTTGCCGAATCGACACCTTGAACGAAGTTGAGTACTTCAAAGCAGGTGGCATTTTGCATTATGTCCTGCGCCAACTGATTGCCGGCAAATAG
- a CDS encoding methyl-accepting chemotaxis protein has protein sequence MISWLIGSWLGTSIGLLASALVAVPVGALGLRWQQRGFRRLLSLAEKTTSDPLIAQMYTDTQGPLGQLEMSALSQEARLKTCLTRLQDSAENLTKQACQADKLAQNSSAGLERQRQETEMVATAVNEMAATTLEVASNVARTAIATQEANRLSSEGRAIAAETREAIQRLSVSVSETGETVTRLAQDSNEIGGVVDVIKGIADQTNLLALNAAIEAARAGDMGRGFAVVADEVRSLAQRTAESTEQIHGLIAKLQRTAEEAVMTMDIGRKQADDGVERVLKADEALSGISDSVANIADMADQIAAAAEEQSAVADEINRNITTIAQLSDQTAADAQSTAALSQELTQTAQGQYSLVERFNR, from the coding sequence ATGATTAGCTGGCTGATTGGTTCTTGGCTGGGTACTTCCATCGGCTTATTGGCTTCGGCACTGGTTGCTGTACCTGTCGGAGCCCTCGGTTTACGCTGGCAGCAACGCGGTTTCAGGCGCCTACTGAGTCTGGCTGAGAAAACCACCTCAGATCCGCTTATCGCGCAAATGTACACCGACACTCAAGGCCCTCTCGGCCAACTTGAAATGTCTGCATTGAGCCAGGAGGCACGCCTCAAAACCTGCTTAACCCGCTTGCAAGACAGCGCCGAGAACCTTACCAAGCAAGCTTGCCAGGCAGACAAACTGGCGCAGAACAGCTCTGCTGGCCTTGAACGTCAACGCCAAGAAACCGAGATGGTCGCCACTGCCGTAAACGAAATGGCAGCCACCACACTCGAAGTTGCGAGTAATGTCGCACGTACCGCCATTGCCACCCAAGAAGCCAATCGGCTGTCCAGTGAAGGTCGCGCCATCGCTGCTGAAACTCGCGAAGCCATTCAACGCTTGTCGGTATCAGTCAGTGAAACCGGCGAAACGGTTACTCGCTTGGCCCAGGACAGCAACGAAATCGGCGGCGTGGTTGATGTGATTAAAGGCATCGCCGATCAAACCAACCTGTTGGCACTTAACGCTGCCATCGAAGCGGCTCGCGCTGGTGACATGGGCCGTGGCTTTGCCGTGGTGGCCGATGAAGTCCGCTCGCTTGCCCAGCGCACAGCTGAGTCGACCGAGCAAATTCACGGTTTGATCGCCAAACTGCAACGCACCGCAGAAGAAGCCGTCATGACCATGGATATTGGTCGCAAACAGGCTGACGATGGCGTCGAACGGGTATTAAAAGCTGACGAGGCGCTCTCTGGTATCAGCGACTCCGTAGCCAATATTGCCGATATGGCCGATCAAATAGCTGCCGCTGCTGAAGAACAGAGCGCTGTCGCTGATGAGATCAACCGCAATATCACCACCATCGCCCAACTCTCAGACCAAACCGCAGCCGATGCGCAAAGCACCGCAGCACTTAGCCAAGAATTAACCCAAACAGCGCAGGGTCAGTATTCCCTGGTCGAGCGCTTCAATCGTTAA
- a CDS encoding DHCW motif cupin fold protein, whose product MNISNIPFVTTDWAAIEPTQHAGETGVATWRTSQFGDIRVRIVEYSAGYLADHWCSKGHVLFCLEGELHTELEDGRTFTLKPGMSYQVADNAEPHRSSTQTGAKLFVVD is encoded by the coding sequence ATGAATATCAGCAATATTCCCTTTGTTACCACCGACTGGGCGGCGATTGAGCCAACACAACATGCTGGTGAAACAGGCGTTGCTACTTGGCGCACCAGCCAGTTCGGTGACATCCGCGTGCGCATCGTCGAATACTCAGCGGGCTACTTGGCTGATCACTGGTGCAGTAAGGGCCATGTCTTGTTCTGCCTAGAAGGTGAATTGCACACCGAATTGGAAGATGGTCGCACCTTTACCCTTAAACCGGGCATGAGCTATCAGGTCGCCGACAATGCTGAACCACATCGCTCATCAACACAGACAGGCGCCAAGCTGTTCGTAGTTGATTGA
- a CDS encoding VOC family protein: protein MLKRIHHAAIICSDYSRSKHFYVNILGLQIIAEQYRQDRHSHKLDLALADGSQIELFSFAQAPARPSYPEAQGLRHLAFEVDDVAQVKAQLEQQGISVEPIRIDQYTQRCFTFFSDPDGLPLELYQAAP from the coding sequence ATGCTAAAACGCATCCACCACGCTGCCATTATTTGCTCCGACTACTCACGTTCCAAACACTTCTACGTCAATATCCTTGGCTTGCAGATTATTGCCGAACAGTACCGGCAAGACCGTCACTCCCATAAGCTCGACCTGGCGTTGGCTGACGGCTCGCAAATCGAGCTATTCTCGTTTGCACAGGCCCCTGCTCGCCCCTCATACCCTGAAGCACAAGGCCTGCGCCATCTGGCGTTCGAGGTCGATGACGTTGCCCAGGTCAAAGCGCAACTTGAGCAGCAAGGCATAAGCGTTGAGCCCATCCGGATTGATCAATACACACAACGTTGCTTTACCTTCTTCAGCGATCCAGACGGATTGCCTCTCGAACTCTATCAAGCTGCGCCCTGA
- a CDS encoding alpha/beta family hydrolase yields the protein MDKASMVDVDQDQSGAVTQCPALVWDQPQGICHATLILAHGAGAPMDSDFMQQISQLLMARGIAVVRFEFAYMAARRIDGKRRPPNPQKQLLEQWRSVYAAVRQQTKGIVAMGGKSMGGRMASIVGDEFAADALVCLGYPFYAAGKPEKPRTAHLESLQVRTLIVQGERDALGNRQTVSDYSLSSAISLKWLAAADHDLKPLKSSGFSHSQHLESAANEISAFLTAK from the coding sequence ATGGATAAAGCCTCAATGGTGGATGTTGATCAAGATCAATCCGGCGCCGTAACGCAGTGCCCGGCTTTAGTCTGGGATCAACCTCAGGGTATATGTCACGCCACCTTGATTCTTGCCCACGGTGCTGGCGCGCCGATGGACAGCGACTTTATGCAGCAAATCAGCCAGTTGCTGATGGCGCGGGGCATTGCTGTGGTGCGGTTTGAGTTTGCCTATATGGCCGCCAGGCGTATCGATGGAAAACGTCGCCCACCTAATCCACAGAAGCAACTACTTGAACAGTGGCGAAGTGTTTATGCCGCTGTGCGCCAGCAAACAAAAGGTATTGTTGCGATGGGTGGCAAATCCATGGGCGGGCGTATGGCGAGCATTGTCGGGGATGAGTTCGCTGCAGATGCGCTGGTGTGTCTCGGCTACCCGTTCTATGCCGCAGGTAAACCTGAAAAGCCAAGAACTGCGCACCTTGAATCGTTGCAGGTACGCACACTAATAGTTCAGGGTGAGCGAGACGCGCTGGGTAATAGGCAGACGGTTTCAGATTACAGCTTGTCGTCGGCGATTAGCCTGAAGTGGTTGGCGGCGGCAGATCACGACCTCAAGCCGCTAAAAAGCTCAGGTTTTAGTCATTCGCAGCATCTCGAGTCTGCTGCGAATGAAATTTCAGCATTCCTCACTGCTAAATAG
- the ccoN gene encoding cytochrome-c oxidase, cbb3-type subunit I translates to MSTAISPTAYNYKVVRQFAVMTVIWGVIGMGLGVFIASQLVWPELNFGLEWTTFGRLRPLHTNAVIFAFGGCALMATSLYVVQRTSQVRLISDSLASFVFWGWQAVIVAAVITLPMGYTSSKEYAELEWPIDILLGVVWVAYAVLFFGTIVKRKPKHIYVGNWFYGAFILVTAMLHIVNSAEMPVSMFKSYSMYAGATDAMIQWWYGHNAVGFFLTTGFLGMMYYFVPKQAERPIYSYRLSIVHFWALITLYIWAGPHHLHYTALPDWAQSLGMAMSIILLAPSWGGMINGMMSLSGAWHKLRTDPILRFLVVSLAFYGMSTFEGPMMAIKTVNALSHYTDWTIGHVHAGALGWVAMISIGSLYHLLPKVFGREQMHSISLINAHFWLATIGTVLYIASMWVNGITQGLMWRAVNEDGTLTYSFVEALQASHPGYVVRAIGGGFFVFGMLLMAYNTYRTVRAAKPAEYDAAAMIPAGVAH, encoded by the coding sequence ATGAGCACAGCAATCAGTCCGACTGCTTATAACTACAAGGTGGTCCGCCAATTCGCCGTCATGACGGTAATTTGGGGGGTCATTGGCATGGGCCTAGGCGTTTTCATCGCTTCACAACTTGTGTGGCCTGAACTCAACTTCGGCTTGGAATGGACGACTTTCGGTCGTTTACGCCCTCTGCACACTAACGCGGTGATTTTCGCTTTTGGCGGATGCGCGCTAATGGCAACTTCACTTTATGTGGTGCAGCGCACCAGTCAGGTACGTCTGATTTCTGACTCCTTGGCGTCTTTCGTCTTCTGGGGTTGGCAAGCAGTTATCGTTGCCGCTGTGATTACTCTGCCAATGGGCTACACCAGCTCAAAAGAGTACGCAGAACTGGAATGGCCAATCGACATCCTTCTGGGGGTCGTCTGGGTGGCTTATGCCGTTCTGTTCTTCGGCACAATTGTTAAGCGCAAGCCTAAGCACATCTATGTCGGCAACTGGTTCTACGGCGCCTTCATCCTGGTGACGGCAATGTTGCATATTGTTAACAGCGCAGAAATGCCTGTGAGCATGTTCAAGTCGTACTCGATGTACGCCGGTGCAACTGACGCCATGATCCAATGGTGGTACGGCCACAACGCCGTAGGCTTCTTCCTGACCACCGGCTTCCTCGGCATGATGTACTACTTCGTACCGAAGCAGGCTGAACGTCCGATCTACTCGTATCGCCTGTCTATCGTGCACTTCTGGGCACTGATTACCCTGTACATCTGGGCCGGTCCTCACCACTTGCACTACACCGCTCTGCCGGACTGGGCTCAGTCCCTCGGTATGGCGATGTCGATCATCCTGTTGGCTCCAAGCTGGGGCGGCATGATCAACGGTATGATGAGCCTGTCTGGCGCTTGGCATAAGCTGCGCACCGACCCGATCCTGCGCTTCCTGGTGGTATCGCTGGCGTTCTACGGCATGTCGACCTTTGAAGGTCCGATGATGGCCATCAAGACCGTCAACGCACTGTCTCACTACACTGACTGGACCATCGGCCACGTACACGCTGGTGCCCTCGGTTGGGTTGCGATGATCTCTATTGGCTCGCTGTATCACTTGCTGCCGAAAGTATTCGGCCGTGAGCAAATGCACAGCATTAGCCTGATCAACGCCCACTTCTGGCTAGCCACTATCGGTACCGTTCTGTACATCGCTTCGATGTGGGTAAACGGCATCACTCAGGGCTTGATGTGGCGCGCAGTGAACGAAGACGGCACCCTGACCTACTCGTTCGTTGAAGCCCTGCAAGCAAGCCACCCTGGCTATGTAGTTCGCGCAATTGGTGGTGGGTTCTTCGTCTTCGGCATGCTGCTGATGGCCTATAACACCTACCGCACCGTGCGTGCCGCCAAGCCGGCTGAGTATGACGCCGCGGCAATGATTCCTGCCGGAGTAGCTCACTGA
- the ccoO gene encoding cytochrome-c oxidase, cbb3-type subunit II, whose amino-acid sequence MKHEIIEKNIGLMALLMVLCVSIGGLTQIVPLFFQDVTNEPVEGLKPYTALQLEGRDVYIANGCVGCHSQMIRPFRAETERYGHYSVAGESVWDHPFLWGSKRTGPDLARVGGRYSDEWQRAHLYNPRNVVPESVMPAYPFLVEKKLDGKDTAKKMEVMRGFGVPYTDEDIAGAKEAVKGKTEMDAIIAYLQVLGTSITSKR is encoded by the coding sequence ATGAAACACGAAATCATCGAGAAAAATATTGGTTTGATGGCCCTGCTGATGGTGCTTTGCGTCAGCATCGGCGGCCTGACCCAAATCGTCCCGTTGTTTTTCCAGGACGTGACTAACGAGCCGGTTGAAGGCCTCAAGCCATACACCGCGCTGCAACTCGAAGGGCGTGATGTTTACATCGCCAACGGCTGTGTCGGCTGCCACTCGCAGATGATTCGCCCATTCCGCGCTGAAACTGAGCGCTATGGCCACTACTCGGTTGCCGGTGAAAGCGTTTGGGATCACCCATTCCTATGGGGCTCCAAGCGTACCGGTCCTGATCTGGCTCGCGTGGGTGGTCGTTACTCGGATGAATGGCAGCGTGCACACCTGTACAACCCGCGCAACGTAGTGCCTGAGTCAGTTATGCCGGCGTACCCGTTCTTGGTTGAGAAAAAGCTCGACGGTAAAGACACTGCGAAGAAGATGGAAGTTATGCGTGGTTTCGGCGTGCCTTACACCGATGAAGATATCGCTGGGGCCAAAGAAGCTGTTAAAGGCAAAACCGAAATGGACGCCATCATTGCGTACCTGCAGGTTCTTGGCACCTCTATCACGAGCAAACGGTAA
- a CDS encoding cbb3-type cytochrome c oxidase subunit 3, with protein MEIGTIRGIGTAVVFVAFIGLLLWAFSSRRKSDFDDAANLPFADEPKPSERDEQSSRSNNQ; from the coding sequence ATGGAAATCGGGACTATTCGCGGTATAGGCACAGCAGTTGTATTCGTCGCCTTCATAGGTTTGCTGCTATGGGCATTCAGCAGCAGACGCAAGTCAGATTTTGACGACGCTGCCAATTTGCCTTTTGCTGACGAGCCGAAACCAAGCGAGCGTGACGAGCAATCTTCCAGGAGCAATAACCAATGA
- the ccoP gene encoding cytochrome-c oxidase, cbb3-type subunit III: protein MTTFWSWYVTILSLGTIFALTWLIFGTRKGQKNDEVTNETVGHAFDGIEEYDNPLPKWWFMLFVGTIVFALGYLALYPGLGNWKGLLPGFEYLDNEAKTPFATNVDIAGGEERNAGWTGVHQWEKEMAKADAKYGPIYAKYAAMPIVDVAKDDQALKMGGRLFASHCSVCHGSDAKGAYGFPNLTDNEWRWGGEPETIKTTIMEGREGAMPAHLPIIGEEGVHNVAAYVLTELAGRKLPEGAEADIAAGQKVFSTTCFACHGADGKGTPAMGAPNLTDPAAFIYGTSFAQLQQTIRYGRHGKMPTQKDFLGNDKVHLLAAYVYSLSHKPAAE from the coding sequence ATGACCACTTTCTGGAGTTGGTACGTAACAATACTTTCACTCGGGACTATTTTTGCTTTGACGTGGCTGATCTTCGGCACACGTAAAGGTCAAAAAAACGACGAAGTAACCAACGAAACTGTAGGCCACGCCTTCGACGGCATCGAGGAATACGACAACCCACTGCCTAAGTGGTGGTTTATGTTGTTCGTCGGCACCATCGTTTTCGCCCTCGGCTACCTGGCCCTTTACCCAGGTTTGGGTAACTGGAAAGGTCTGCTGCCAGGCTTTGAGTACCTCGACAACGAAGCCAAAACCCCTTTCGCTACTAACGTAGACATTGCGGGTGGCGAGGAGCGTAATGCTGGCTGGACTGGCGTTCACCAGTGGGAAAAAGAGATGGCCAAGGCAGACGCCAAGTACGGCCCGATCTACGCCAAGTACGCGGCAATGCCAATCGTAGACGTCGCTAAAGACGACCAAGCGTTGAAAATGGGCGGCCGCCTGTTTGCCTCGCATTGCTCGGTTTGCCACGGCTCAGATGCCAAGGGTGCTTATGGCTTCCCTAACCTGACCGACAACGAATGGCGCTGGGGCGGCGAGCCTGAAACCATCAAGACCACCATCATGGAAGGTCGTGAAGGTGCAATGCCCGCTCACTTGCCAATCATTGGCGAAGAAGGCGTGCATAACGTAGCCGCTTACGTTTTGACCGAACTGGCTGGCCGTAAATTGCCTGAAGGCGCCGAAGCGGATATCGCTGCGGGCCAAAAGGTCTTCAGCACCACTTGCTTCGCTTGCCACGGTGCAGACGGCAAAGGTACACCTGCAATGGGTGCACCTAACCTGACTGACCCGGCAGCGTTCATATACGGCACCAGCTTTGCTCAATTGCAGCAAACCATTCGTTACGGTCGTCACGGCAAAATGCCAACGCAAAAAGACTTCCTCGGTAACGACAAGGTTCACTTGCTAGCAGCTTATGTGTACAGCCTGTCGCACAAACCGGCAGCAGAGTAA
- the ccoG gene encoding cytochrome c oxidase accessory protein CcoG, translated as MMSQIPVKNVTPPAAKVQSSTDLYASAEKIYTRAFSGVFRNLRRVGGAFLFLVYFGTVWLNWDGRQAVWWNLPERKFYIFGSTFWPQDFVLLSALLIICAFGLFFITVFAGRVWCGYTCPQSVFTWVFMWGEKVTEGDRNKRMKLDQAPMSADKFLRKLAKHSIWIGVSLATAITFVGYFSPIRELIPDLFTFDASGWALFWVGFFTVATYGNAGWLREQVCIYMCPYARFQSVMFDTDTLIVSYDPRRGEGRGPRKKGADYKAQGLGDCIDCHMCVQVCPTGIDIRDGLQLECIGCAACIDACDSIMEKMDYPKGLISYTTEHNLSGQKTHLLRPRLIGYAVALVAMMGVFAWAVASRPLVGLDVIKDRVIFRENQDGHIENVYTLKIMNKAQHDVTYVISADGIEGIEFAGTTKVKAAAGEVLSLPVELSIAPEKLPSSANKIMFHVQALEDDGINSNADSRFNGPSIR; from the coding sequence CTGATGAGCCAAATTCCAGTTAAGAACGTCACCCCTCCTGCCGCAAAAGTACAGTCATCGACTGACCTTTACGCTAGCGCGGAGAAGATATATACCCGTGCCTTTTCCGGTGTCTTTCGCAACTTGCGCAGAGTTGGCGGAGCGTTTCTCTTTCTTGTTTATTTCGGCACTGTCTGGCTCAACTGGGATGGTCGCCAAGCCGTCTGGTGGAATCTGCCAGAACGCAAATTTTATATTTTCGGCTCTACCTTCTGGCCACAAGACTTCGTGCTGCTTTCGGCACTGTTGATCATCTGTGCCTTTGGTTTATTTTTTATCACGGTATTTGCCGGGCGAGTCTGGTGCGGCTATACCTGCCCGCAGAGCGTATTTACCTGGGTATTCATGTGGGGCGAGAAAGTCACCGAGGGTGACCGCAACAAACGCATGAAACTCGACCAAGCACCGATGAGTGCTGACAAATTCCTGCGCAAACTGGCCAAACACAGCATCTGGATTGGCGTGTCGCTGGCGACCGCCATTACCTTCGTCGGCTATTTCAGCCCTATTCGTGAGTTGATCCCCGACCTCTTTACGTTTGACGCCAGTGGCTGGGCCTTGTTTTGGGTCGGATTCTTCACAGTTGCCACCTATGGCAACGCGGGCTGGCTGCGTGAGCAGGTGTGCATCTACATGTGCCCATATGCGCGCTTCCAGAGTGTGATGTTCGACACCGACACCCTGATCGTTTCTTATGACCCGCGCCGCGGCGAAGGCCGTGGCCCGCGGAAAAAAGGCGCCGACTACAAGGCCCAGGGATTAGGCGACTGTATCGACTGCCACATGTGTGTGCAGGTCTGCCCTACCGGTATTGATATCCGCGATGGCCTACAACTTGAATGCATCGGTTGCGCCGCTTGTATCGACGCCTGTGACAGCATCATGGAAAAAATGGATTACCCGAAAGGGTTGATCAGTTACACAACTGAACACAATCTATCAGGTCAGAAAACCCACTTATTGCGCCCGCGCCTGATAGGCTATGCCGTCGCGCTTGTCGCCATGATGGGCGTTTTTGCCTGGGCCGTCGCCAGCCGTCCCTTGGTCGGTCTAGATGTGATCAAAGACCGGGTGATCTTTCGTGAGAATCAAGACGGCCACATTGAAAACGTCTACACCTTGAAAATCATGAACAAAGCCCAGCATGACGTGACTTACGTTATCAGTGCTGACGGCATTGAAGGTATTGAGTTCGCAGGCACAACCAAGGTCAAGGCCGCAGCTGGCGAAGTCCTCTCGCTGCCGGTCGAGCTTTCAATTGCTCCGGAAAAGCTCCCGTCCAGTGCGAATAAAATCATGTTCCATGTGCAGGCACTTGAAGACGACGGTATTAACTCCAACGCTGATAGCCGATTCAACGGCCCAAGCATTCGCTAA
- a CDS encoding FixH family protein, with the protein MTEQPAVSPWYKNFWPWFIIGLLSLSVVQGSLLLIFSILNPPGLISDNYYEVGKGINQSLERENLAKQLQVSATITFDNETGVIDMQLKGLTGPAVLKLNVISPTQPERDRHITLQAQGNSRYTGNLEDALQGRRFVELIGQEGGKDWRVFEEEALEPGKPIRLGDDK; encoded by the coding sequence ATGACCGAACAACCAGCAGTCTCCCCTTGGTACAAAAACTTCTGGCCGTGGTTCATCATCGGCCTGCTCAGTTTGTCTGTAGTCCAGGGCAGCTTATTGTTGATTTTCTCAATCCTCAATCCGCCCGGACTGATTTCCGACAACTACTACGAAGTCGGCAAAGGGATTAACCAGTCACTCGAGCGTGAGAATCTGGCCAAGCAGCTTCAGGTCAGCGCCACTATCACCTTCGACAATGAAACTGGCGTAATCGATATGCAACTTAAAGGGCTTACCGGCCCAGCCGTGCTCAAGTTGAACGTAATATCGCCCACCCAGCCTGAACGCGATCGCCATATCACCCTGCAAGCCCAAGGTAACTCTCGCTACACCGGCAACCTTGAAGATGCGCTGCAAGGGCGCCGTTTTGTAGAGCTGATAGGTCAGGAAGGCGGTAAAGATTGGCGTGTGTTCGAAGAAGAAGCGCTCGAGCCCGGTAAGCCAATCCGTCTTGGTGACGATAAGTAA